In one Shewanella loihica PV-4 genomic region, the following are encoded:
- a CDS encoding SapC family protein, whose translation MAKIVPLSTEKHLNIKLTHSNDFSRFNKEHLIPVLAREIPSLAAEFPIVFVKNGETGQFIPVAIMGIEPEVNLYCQSNQWDAPISPIGFSNAPLSIARTSEEGDNVIVCIDEESPMVSEDAGNRLFTDEGERSEYLTARTNALLDVAAMHQQTQAVCQYLADKNLLVSQQLTIKLERSEQKININGVYLIDDKVLNELSDEDFLELRKKGLLPIVYAHRASLNQLSRLIAKQNQFDKLQ comes from the coding sequence ATGGCAAAGATTGTCCCCCTATCGACAGAAAAACATCTCAACATCAAGCTGACGCATTCAAACGATTTCAGCCGTTTCAACAAGGAACACCTGATCCCAGTGCTGGCCAGGGAGATCCCTAGCCTGGCAGCCGAATTCCCCATCGTCTTCGTGAAGAATGGCGAGACCGGCCAGTTTATTCCGGTGGCCATCATGGGGATCGAGCCCGAAGTTAACCTCTACTGCCAGAGCAACCAATGGGATGCGCCCATCAGCCCAATCGGCTTTAGCAATGCGCCTCTGTCCATCGCCAGAACCTCGGAGGAAGGCGACAATGTGATCGTCTGTATCGATGAGGAGAGCCCTATGGTGTCAGAGGACGCTGGTAATCGACTCTTCACCGACGAGGGTGAGCGCAGTGAATACCTGACGGCGCGAACCAATGCCCTGCTGGATGTCGCCGCCATGCATCAACAGACACAGGCCGTTTGCCAATACCTGGCAGATAAGAACTTACTGGTTTCTCAGCAGCTAACGATTAAGCTGGAAAGATCTGAGCAGAAGATCAACATCAATGGTGTCTACCTGATCGACGATAAGGTGCTGAACGAGCTAAGCGATGAGGATTTCCTCGAGCTAAGAAAGAAAGGTTTGCTGCCTATCGTCTATGCTCACAGAGCCTCGCTCAACCAGCTGTCTCGCCTTATCGCCAAGCAAAACCAGTTCGACAAGCTACAATAA